One window of the Anaerolineae bacterium genome contains the following:
- a CDS encoding ABC transporter permease gives MIKIPYSEAIELWRGTGETWYHNPKTAPPAWINYFRSRKLPTTIVLDSRKGGPDIERSEKPLGKGKQIDLTFTFDYQADDFPSDLVMYFYVTGNGKQPFATGEWTMPDGRTVRLGNFAISHRYSFRFTQEKDLSRRLKRMLKRELPVEVGLFVDPAALPKDRETQVDIKTLPPLRGKYTVHVTVTTFDPETDVQAELIVYGKVYGLAGTDHLRRDLMVGLLWGTPVAIAFGLISSLVIGLATMIIAAVGVWYGGVVDETIQRITEINLVLPFLPILLMVGIFISRSLLTIMLVTIALSIFGSGIKSYRAMFLQLRESPYIEAARAYGAGDGRIIFLYLIPRILPMLIPGFVSAIPSFVFLEASLAVLGIGDPVLPTWGKIIQDAQANAALYKGLYYWILEPSVLLIVTGLGFSLLGFALDRIFNPRLRQE, from the coding sequence GTGATCAAGATTCCCTATTCCGAAGCCATTGAGTTGTGGCGGGGCACTGGAGAGACCTGGTACCACAACCCCAAGACGGCTCCCCCGGCGTGGATCAACTACTTCCGTTCTCGCAAACTTCCCACCACCATTGTGCTGGATTCCCGCAAGGGAGGACCGGATATCGAGCGGAGCGAGAAGCCGTTGGGGAAGGGCAAGCAAATCGACCTGACTTTTACTTTTGATTATCAGGCGGATGATTTCCCCAGTGATCTGGTCATGTATTTTTATGTCACGGGAAACGGCAAGCAACCTTTTGCCACCGGCGAGTGGACGATGCCTGATGGCCGTACGGTGCGCTTGGGAAACTTTGCGATTAGTCACAGGTATAGCTTTCGTTTTACCCAGGAGAAAGACCTTTCCCGGCGGCTCAAGCGCATGTTGAAGCGGGAATTGCCCGTGGAGGTGGGGCTGTTTGTGGATCCTGCCGCTCTTCCGAAGGACCGAGAAACCCAGGTCGATATCAAGACCTTACCGCCTCTAAGGGGAAAGTACACCGTCCATGTCACGGTGACCACCTTTGACCCGGAGACGGATGTTCAGGCCGAATTGATTGTCTATGGAAAGGTCTACGGGTTGGCGGGCACTGATCATCTCCGGCGTGATTTGATGGTGGGGCTGCTTTGGGGAACGCCGGTGGCCATTGCTTTTGGGTTGATCTCCTCCCTGGTGATCGGTTTGGCGACCATGATCATTGCGGCCGTGGGCGTGTGGTACGGCGGCGTGGTGGACGAGACCATCCAGCGAATCACCGAGATTAACCTGGTGCTCCCCTTCCTCCCCATCCTGCTCATGGTGGGCATCTTTATCTCGCGCAGTCTGCTGACCATCATGTTGGTCACCATTGCGCTGAGCATTTTCGGCAGCGGGATCAAATCCTACCGCGCCATGTTCCTGCAGTTGCGCGAATCGCCTTACATCGAGGCGGCGCGCGCCTACGGCGCTGGCGATGGGCGGATCATCTTCCTTTACCTGATTCCGCGTATCTTGCCCATGTTGATCCCCGGTTTCGTCAGCGCCATCCCCAGTTTCGTCTTCCTGGAGGCTTCGCTGGCCGTATTGGGCATTGGTGACCCTGTGTTGCCCACCTGGGGGAAGATCATTCAGGATGCCCAGGCCAATGCGGCGCTGTACAAAGGGCTGTACTATTGGATTCTGGAGCCCTCGGTGTTGTTGATTGTCACTGGGTTGGGCTTTTCCCTGTTAGGCTTTGCCCTGGACCGGATTTTCAACCCCCGCTTACGGCAAGAGTGA
- a CDS encoding ABC transporter ATP-binding protein, with product MASAKAIDKEHALVVDDLVLYFKLTHGVVQAVDHVSFSLRRNRAVVVIGESGCGKTSMGRAVARLLPRNVGRYTGKVYINGIETMGLSEEQFREQVRWVEVSLVPQAAMNALNPVIKLKDQVLEPLRLHYPDVDEQQAIKRLHEVFDFVGVPDGFIERYPFELSGGMRQRVVIAMALITDPTLIILDEPTSALDVLTQANIYNVLKKIKWEKGTSFLLITHDVATASELADDVLVMYAGHAVEYSSAEEFFAEPLHPYARMLMAAVPKLYGDEELQFIPGHPPSLLNPPRGCRFADRCPLAFDKCKLEPPTFRVGERSVKCWLYEKEADGVAYLPGSELEQPQPEGETV from the coding sequence ATGGCTTCTGCGAAGGCAATCGATAAAGAGCACGCCTTGGTTGTGGATGACCTGGTCCTGTATTTCAAACTGACCCATGGCGTGGTGCAGGCGGTGGACCATGTGAGTTTCTCGTTGCGCCGAAATCGCGCGGTCGTGGTGATTGGCGAATCGGGGTGCGGCAAAACTTCCATGGGCCGTGCCGTGGCCCGTTTGCTCCCACGCAATGTGGGACGTTATACGGGCAAGGTGTACATCAACGGCATCGAGACCATGGGGCTGAGTGAAGAGCAATTTCGGGAGCAGGTGCGTTGGGTTGAGGTTTCCCTGGTGCCGCAGGCGGCCATGAACGCCCTGAATCCGGTGATTAAACTCAAGGACCAGGTTTTGGAACCGCTGCGTTTGCACTACCCGGATGTGGATGAGCAACAGGCCATCAAGCGACTTCACGAGGTGTTTGACTTCGTGGGGGTGCCCGATGGGTTTATCGAGCGTTACCCCTTCGAGTTGAGTGGTGGGATGCGGCAGCGGGTGGTCATCGCCATGGCGCTGATCACGGACCCCACATTGATCATCCTGGACGAGCCTACTTCGGCGTTGGATGTGCTCACCCAAGCCAACATCTACAATGTGCTCAAGAAGATCAAGTGGGAAAAGGGCACCAGTTTTCTGCTGATCACCCATGATGTGGCCACGGCCAGCGAATTGGCCGACGATGTGCTGGTGATGTATGCCGGTCACGCCGTCGAATATTCCAGCGCGGAGGAGTTTTTCGCCGAGCCGTTGCATCCCTACGCGCGGATGTTGATGGCCGCGGTACCGAAACTTTATGGCGATGAGGAGTTGCAGTTTATCCCGGGCCATCCACCCAGTTTGCTGAATCCGCCCCGAGGGTGCCGTTTTGCCGACCGTTGTCCCTTGGCCTTTGACAAGTGCAAACTGGAGCCGCCCACCTTCCGCGTTGGGGAGCGGTCGGTCAAATGTTGGTTGTACGAAAAAGAGGCCGATGGCGTGGCGTATTTGCCCGGTTCTGAATTGGAGCAACCTCAGCCCGAGGGAGAAACGGTATGA
- a CDS encoding ABC transporter ATP-binding protein, whose amino-acid sequence MSEQQVQLATRPSTEAQAGPLLSIRNLRIWYELKRFGFLHAGYVKAVDDVSFDLDRGEAIAVVGESGCGKSSLMRAILGLVRPHEGQILFEGRDIWAGGREAMRQYRMEVGYVQQDPYGALPPFMTIRRILEEPLILAGVKDRDERLERVIKVLEEVKVTPPEDFLNKYPHMLSGGQQQRIVIARALIRNPKMLIADEPVSMLDASVRVEILKLLDDVQKERHLSVIYITHDLSTVRYFSQRIFVMYAGKLIEKAPVQDILRDPRHPYTWALLNAISDPLAENAKKLRDVPPGEPPSLITPPPGCRFHPRCSKAIQGICEVEVPPEYTVAPRHEVHCWLYRDEA is encoded by the coding sequence ATGAGCGAGCAACAGGTACAACTGGCAACTCGGCCGAGCACAGAGGCTCAGGCTGGCCCTTTGCTTTCCATTCGCAATCTGCGCATCTGGTATGAGTTGAAGCGCTTTGGCTTTCTCCACGCCGGTTATGTGAAGGCTGTGGACGATGTCTCCTTTGACCTGGATCGGGGGGAAGCCATTGCCGTGGTGGGTGAGAGCGGCTGCGGTAAGTCGAGTTTGATGAGAGCCATCTTGGGCTTGGTGCGCCCCCATGAGGGCCAGATTCTCTTTGAAGGCCGGGATATCTGGGCCGGGGGCCGGGAAGCGATGCGCCAGTATCGCATGGAAGTAGGGTATGTGCAGCAGGATCCTTATGGCGCTCTCCCTCCCTTTATGACCATCCGTCGCATCCTGGAAGAGCCGCTCATCCTGGCCGGCGTCAAGGATCGTGATGAGCGTTTGGAGCGCGTGATCAAGGTGTTGGAAGAGGTAAAAGTTACGCCGCCGGAGGACTTTCTCAACAAATATCCGCATATGTTGAGCGGCGGCCAACAACAGCGCATCGTGATCGCTCGCGCGCTTATCCGCAATCCGAAGATGCTCATCGCCGATGAACCGGTCTCCATGTTGGATGCGTCGGTGCGGGTGGAAATCCTCAAGTTGTTGGATGATGTGCAGAAAGAGCGCCATCTTTCGGTGATTTACATCACCCACGACCTCTCCACCGTGCGCTATTTCTCGCAGCGCATTTTTGTGATGTATGCCGGGAAACTCATCGAGAAGGCTCCGGTGCAGGATATCCTCCGCGATCCCCGGCACCCCTATACCTGGGCTTTGCTCAACGCCATTTCCGATCCCCTGGCGGAAAACGCGAAGAAGTTGCGCGATGTGCCCCCCGGCGAGCCGCCCTCGCTCATCACGCCGCCGCCGGGTTGCCGTTTCCATCCACGTTGTAGCAAGGCCATCCAGGGGATCTGTGAGGTCGAGGTGCCGCCGGAGTACACCGTGGCGCCGCGGCACGAGGTGCATTGCTGGTTGTATCGGGACGAGGCGTAG
- a CDS encoding tetratricopeptide repeat protein has product MENFVTGHTPYNFVWRMGGDLNLLKRFLANGFPIMVEKGFYGHGFEGWMGHYELLVGYDDAKGQFTAYDSFRGPDYPVPYDRLREDWRAFNYLFLLPYPKDREDEVQALLGPWADEAWANRRALAVAQEETQRLTGQALFFAWFNVATSHVRLREYVDAAYAYDMAFAIYAQLPQDERPWRMLWYQTGPYWAYYYSGRYQDVINLATTILAAMSEPILEESYYWRAMAKAALGDKAGAIDDLEEAVRLNPNFQAGLYQLSMLKGTGP; this is encoded by the coding sequence ATGGAAAACTTTGTCACCGGGCACACGCCATACAACTTCGTGTGGCGCATGGGGGGGGACTTGAACCTGCTCAAGCGTTTCCTGGCCAACGGCTTCCCCATCATGGTGGAGAAGGGCTTTTACGGCCATGGCTTTGAGGGCTGGATGGGACACTACGAGTTGCTGGTGGGCTACGATGACGCCAAAGGGCAGTTCACTGCCTACGACTCCTTCCGTGGCCCCGATTACCCTGTGCCCTACGACCGGCTGCGCGAGGATTGGCGGGCGTTTAATTACCTGTTCCTGCTCCCCTATCCCAAAGACCGCGAGGATGAAGTCCAGGCCTTGCTCGGCCCCTGGGCCGACGAGGCCTGGGCCAATCGCCGTGCCCTGGCCGTGGCTCAGGAAGAGACGCAAAGGCTTACCGGTCAGGCGCTTTTCTTCGCCTGGTTCAATGTGGCCACCTCGCATGTGCGCCTGCGGGAGTATGTGGATGCCGCCTATGCCTACGATATGGCCTTTGCCATCTATGCGCAACTCCCCCAGGATGAGCGCCCCTGGCGGATGCTCTGGTATCAAACTGGCCCCTATTGGGCGTACTACTACAGCGGTCGCTACCAGGATGTGATCAATCTGGCCACCACCATCTTAGCGGCCATGAGCGAGCCTATCCTGGAAGAGAGTTATTACTGGCGGGCTATGGCCAAAGCCGCCCTGGGGGACAAGGCGGGCGCCATCGACGACCTGGAAGAGGCCGTTCGGCTGAACCCCAATTTCCAGGCCGGGCTTTATCAATTGAGCATGCTCAAAGGAACCGGCCCCTGA
- a CDS encoding LysM peptidoglycan-binding domain-containing protein: protein MSKIHRIFGALALLALSLLIACTTTVAVAPPPTPGAGAGGAVSPSEAGPSPTPLPTRTQFAPGTLVIYHAQTGDTLPAIAAHFNTTEAEIRAANPDLPRRITTFPPGYRLQVPIYYKPFWSTPFHILPDPLFVNGPAEDDFDLEAFVARHGGWLKNHEEYAAGATRSGADIIAYIARYYSISPRLLLALLEYQAGALSQPTLPEEKARYPLGYADPAHRGLFLQLSYAANLLNDGYYRWRMGLLNLYELRDGTEARPDPWLNAATAALQAYFAQMLPADAWREAISPQGFYRTYVALFGDPWQNPPPPHIPGGLEQPPLRLPFPDGHIWSFTGGPHTAWGTLQPFAALDFAPRSGVGGCFPSNDWAVAVADGLVVRSENATVVLDLDMDGNEHTGWTIFYFHLATQDRVPMGALLKAGDPVGHPSCEGGRSTGTHIHIARKYNGEWIPAFGPLAFNLEGWVARAIDDVAYHGLLQRGSRIVRACECGSPETQIQAGSGR from the coding sequence ATGAGTAAAATCCACCGAATCTTTGGGGCGCTGGCCCTCCTCGCCCTGTCTCTCCTGATCGCCTGCACGACGACCGTCGCCGTGGCTCCGCCCCCTACGCCGGGGGCCGGGGCAGGGGGAGCCGTTTCCCCTTCCGAGGCCGGGCCTTCACCCACCCCACTCCCCACGCGCACCCAGTTCGCCCCCGGCACCCTGGTGATCTATCACGCCCAGACCGGTGACACGCTGCCCGCCATCGCCGCCCATTTCAACACCACCGAGGCCGAAATCCGCGCCGCCAATCCCGACCTGCCCAGGCGAATCACCACCTTTCCCCCTGGTTACCGGCTTCAAGTCCCCATCTACTACAAGCCTTTCTGGAGCACGCCTTTCCATATCCTCCCCGATCCATTGTTCGTCAATGGCCCGGCGGAGGACGACTTCGATCTGGAGGCATTTGTCGCCCGTCACGGGGGCTGGCTCAAAAACCACGAGGAATACGCCGCCGGTGCCACCCGCAGCGGGGCGGACATCATAGCCTATATCGCCCGCTATTACAGCATCAGCCCTCGGCTGCTTCTGGCGCTTCTGGAATACCAGGCGGGAGCCCTCAGTCAGCCCACCCTGCCCGAGGAAAAGGCGCGCTATCCGCTGGGCTACGCCGACCCCGCCCATCGGGGCCTGTTCCTGCAACTTTCCTATGCGGCCAATCTGCTCAACGATGGGTATTACCGCTGGCGCATGGGCCTGCTGAATCTCTATGAATTGCGCGACGGCACCGAGGCCCGCCCCGACCCTTGGCTCAACGCCGCCACGGCCGCCTTGCAGGCCTACTTCGCCCAGATGCTACCCGCCGACGCCTGGCGTGAGGCCATCTCCCCCCAGGGGTTCTACCGCACTTATGTGGCCCTGTTCGGCGACCCCTGGCAAAACCCGCCGCCCCCGCACATCCCCGGCGGGTTGGAACAACCCCCTTTGCGCCTCCCCTTCCCCGATGGGCACATCTGGTCGTTCACCGGCGGGCCGCATACCGCCTGGGGCACCTTACAGCCCTTCGCTGCGCTGGACTTCGCCCCACGGAGCGGCGTAGGAGGGTGTTTCCCCAGCAACGACTGGGCCGTGGCCGTGGCCGACGGCCTGGTGGTGCGCTCGGAAAACGCCACCGTGGTGCTCGACCTGGACATGGACGGCAATGAGCACACCGGATGGACAATCTTCTATTTCCATCTGGCCACCCAGGACCGTGTTCCCATGGGCGCTTTGCTCAAAGCCGGAGACCCCGTGGGGCATCCCTCCTGCGAGGGTGGCCGCAGCACCGGAACCCATATCCATATTGCTCGCAAGTACAACGGCGAGTGGATTCCGGCCTTCGGCCCCCTGGCCTTCAACCTGGAAGGCTGGGTGGCCCGGGCCATCGACGATGTGGCCTATCACGGGCTGCTGCAACGGGGTAGCCGCATCGTCCGGGCCTGCGAATGCGGGAGCCCCGAAACGCAAATCCAGGCCGGAAGCGGCAGGTAA
- a CDS encoding 50S ribosomal protein L9: protein MKVVLLKDVPKLGRAGEVKKVANGYGRNYLIPQGLAILATPEALQRAASIKRKADAERAKLNRELSGLAERIQGLTLYFPVRASEQGKLYGSVSTQMVADSINEQLALGEDEAISRRQVEMQPIRFLGVYQVPVRLTLDLVPEVRVVVYREGEAPPTDEELLAAAAEAEAAERAAEEAEKAEEEAPPAAGEGTEG from the coding sequence ATGAAGGTTGTGTTATTGAAGGATGTGCCGAAGTTAGGACGGGCTGGTGAGGTCAAGAAAGTCGCCAACGGTTATGGGCGCAACTACTTGATCCCCCAGGGGCTGGCGATTCTGGCCACCCCCGAAGCGTTACAGCGGGCTGCCTCCATCAAGCGCAAGGCCGATGCGGAGCGGGCCAAGTTGAACCGGGAACTCTCGGGCTTGGCCGAGCGCATCCAGGGCCTGACGCTCTACTTCCCTGTGCGCGCCAGCGAGCAGGGCAAGTTGTACGGCTCGGTTTCGACGCAAATGGTGGCGGACAGCATCAACGAGCAGTTGGCGTTGGGTGAGGATGAGGCCATCAGCCGCCGCCAGGTTGAGATGCAGCCCATTCGCTTTTTGGGCGTCTACCAGGTGCCGGTGCGGTTGACGCTGGATCTGGTGCCCGAGGTGCGGGTGGTGGTATACCGCGAAGGGGAGGCGCCGCCCACCGACGAAGAACTGCTGGCTGCGGCGGCCGAGGCTGAGGCGGCCGAGCGGGCGGCGGAAGAGGCCGAAAAGGCGGAAGAGGAAGCGCCCCCCGCTGCCGGGGAAGGCACCGAAGGCTGA